A single genomic interval of Candidatus Angelobacter sp. harbors:
- a CDS encoding Gfo/Idh/MocA family oxidoreductase: MTRPLTRRRFTRALFTAAGAITAAPAFLRGQNLNDKLNVAIIGSGGRGAANLESVSSENIVALCDVNAKNLDAAAVKHPRAKKVVDFRRLFENARDFDAVVVSTCEHTHAFATMLVLQHGKHVYCEKPLTHNIWEARRIREAAAKAKVATQMGIQIHATENYHQVVELVQGGIVGPVREAHV; the protein is encoded by the coding sequence ATGACCCGCCCGCTCACCCGACGCCGTTTTACGCGCGCGCTGTTCACTGCCGCCGGCGCAATCACAGCCGCGCCCGCCTTTCTTCGCGGACAAAACCTGAACGACAAACTGAACGTCGCCATCATCGGGTCCGGCGGCCGGGGCGCGGCCAATCTTGAATCGGTTTCCTCCGAGAACATCGTTGCCTTGTGTGACGTGAATGCGAAAAACCTCGACGCCGCGGCTGTGAAGCATCCGCGCGCGAAAAAGGTCGTCGATTTTCGGAGGCTGTTTGAAAACGCGCGGGATTTCGATGCGGTCGTCGTGAGCACCTGCGAGCACACACACGCCTTTGCCACGATGCTCGTGCTGCAGCACGGCAAGCACGTGTATTGTGAGAAGCCGCTGACGCACAACATCTGGGAAGCGCGACGCATCCGCGAGGCGGCGGCCAAAGCGAAGGTCGCGACGCAGATGGGCATCCAGATTCACGCCACCGAGAATTATCATCAGGTGGTCGAACTTGTGCAGGGCGGCATCGTCGGCCCGGTCCGGGAGGCGCACGTC